One window of the Candidatus Saccharibacteria bacterium genome contains the following:
- a CDS encoding Fic family protein, whose translation MNDTNITILQLFRGSKTLASSDVHQELSGGASLVTVKRALSELHAQGFLEREGAGRSVRYRISRRGVLLRPYDTAVYLQEPQENRMASTQFNHALFQGSYEPVMNDVAMQRLDAATKTYQEKARQNEAVHTKELQRFMVEMSWKSARIEGNTYTLLDTEKLLTYGIVSPKNTPFETQMLLNQKAAFDFVWETQDMWERPSVLYIEKLHESIIDQLGVARNLRSTTVGITGTDYEPLGNGFQIREALEQLLCYIQQAANAYEKALLLTVGMSYIQPFADGNKRTARMTANALLLANGLAPISYRSIDETAYKEALLIFYEQNSVVPFRELFVEQYEYSATHYNIARPA comes from the coding sequence ATGAATGATACGAATATAACTATACTGCAATTGTTTCGGGGGAGTAAAACGCTTGCTTCCTCAGATGTACACCAGGAATTATCTGGTGGCGCCTCGCTTGTGACCGTGAAGCGGGCATTGAGTGAGTTGCATGCGCAAGGGTTTCTCGAACGTGAGGGTGCCGGTCGGTCTGTGCGTTATCGTATTAGTCGGCGCGGCGTATTGTTGCGGCCATATGATACGGCGGTATATTTGCAGGAACCACAGGAAAATAGAATGGCTTCAACGCAGTTTAACCATGCATTGTTCCAAGGCAGCTACGAGCCAGTTATGAACGACGTAGCCATGCAGCGGCTCGACGCGGCAACCAAAACGTACCAAGAAAAAGCTCGCCAAAATGAAGCGGTACATACGAAGGAGTTGCAACGTTTTATGGTGGAAATGTCGTGGAAGTCGGCTCGGATAGAGGGTAATACGTACACGCTGCTCGATACCGAAAAGCTGCTAACGTATGGCATCGTCTCGCCAAAAAACACACCGTTTGAGACGCAAATGCTCCTTAACCAAAAAGCAGCGTTTGATTTTGTGTGGGAAACTCAGGATATGTGGGAGCGGCCGAGTGTTTTATATATAGAAAAACTCCATGAGTCCATAATTGACCAACTTGGAGTGGCTCGAAACTTGCGTTCGACGACCGTGGGGATAACTGGCACTGACTACGAGCCGCTTGGTAATGGTTTCCAGATACGCGAGGCACTAGAACAGCTTTTGTGCTATATTCAACAGGCGGCAAATGCGTATGAAAAGGCGCTGCTCTTGACGGTAGGCATGAGCTACATCCAGCCATTTGCCGATGGCAATAAGCGCACGGCGCGTATGACGGCGAATGCACTGCTGCTTGCCAATGGCCTTGCGCCTATATCATACCGAAGTATTGACGAAACAGCGTATAAAGAAGCGCTGCTTATTTTTTACGAACAAAATAGCGTGGTGCCGTTCCGGGAACTTTTTGTAGAGCAGTACGAGTACTCGGCGACGCACTATAACATTGCGCGGCCAGCGTAA